A window of the Polypterus senegalus isolate Bchr_013 chromosome 4, ASM1683550v1, whole genome shotgun sequence genome harbors these coding sequences:
- the LOC120528162 gene encoding gastrula zinc finger protein XlCGF26.1-like, which translates to MASANEQVVDEKLAHVKQEDCEWGAPANVCIKLESCEERILVFKEEDSEDKIFEIKVEESEDSSVSFELGDLFQEGICENSHSSSQLWTADMGQLATKQDSLELKSEFSEFEEKITEGNGREEEQQASRSAGINFRENGSFSPSSFAQASLQGRLQGNQDKEKMKKSTRGSENLTSASLQCISLNTAKLTQREAISTDQQQMYNADEDALQAYRKCRKMYDSTSDCEDYELNYPRQKSYDCSECGKYNSGLNGHMRIHTGEKSYCSSECGKRFLQISSFQRHTGIDSGGKPCCCSESGKRFFDNSALHHHTEIHSVEKPFCCSECSKRFSILSRLQRHARIHTGEKPFGCSECGKLFSERSTLEAHTRIHTGEKPYSCPECGVLYSNRSSLYEHKRIHTGEKPHSCSECGKHFCNSSGLKRHMRIHTGEKPHCCSECGKRFSQVSHLQTHRRIHTGEKPYCCSECGKGFSQLSSLQRHTRIHSGE; encoded by the exons ATGGCTTCGGCCAACGAGCAAGTCGTGGATGAAAAACTGGCACACGTTAAAcaagaggactgtgagtggggCGCACCAGCGAATGTGTGTATCAAACTGGAGAGCTGTGAAGAAAGAATTTTGGTCTTTAAAGAGGAGGATTCTGAGGACAAgatttttgagattaaagttgaggAATCTGAAGATTCTTCAGTTAGTTTTGAACTGGGGGATTTGTTCCAGGAAGGTATTTGTGAAAATTCTCATTCCAGTTCACAGCTCTGGACCGCTGATATGGGGCAACTGGCAACCAAGCAGGATTCTCTAGAACTGAAGTCCGAGTTTTCCGAGTTTGAAGAGAAAATCACAGAAGGAAATGGAAGAGAAGAAGAGCAGCAGGCATCTAGAAGTGCTGGAATAA attTCCGGGAGAATGGCAGCTTCTCCCCATCATCATTTGCTCAGGCCTCTCTTCAAGGCAGACTACAAGGTAACCAGGACAAGGAGAAGATGAAGAAATCCACAAGAGGCTCAGAGAATTTGACCTCCGCCTCTTTGCAGTGTATCTCCCTTAATACTGCCAAACTAACCCAGAGAGAAGCCATCAGTACTGATCAACAACAAATGTATAATGCGGATGAAGATGCCTTGCAGGCCTacagaaaatgcagaaaaatgtacGACAGCACTTCTGACTGTGAAGATTATGAATTGAATTATCCAAGACAGAAGTCATatgactgttctgaatgtggcaaatacAACAGTGGTCTTAATGGACAcatgagaattcacactggagagaaatcGTATTGTtcttctgaatgtgggaaacgattCTTACAAATAAGCAGTTTTCAGAGGCACACTGGAATCGACTCTGGAGGGAAGCCATGTTGCTGTTCTGAAAGTGGAAAAAGATTCTTTGACAATAGTGCTCTTCACCATCACACTGAAATTCATTCTGTAGAGAAGCCATTTTGTTGCTCTGAATGTAGCAAACGATTCTCAATACTCAGCCGCCTTCAAAGGCATgcaagaatccacactggagagaaaccttttggctgttcagaatgtggcaaactcTTCTCTGAACGCAGCACTCTCGAGGCACACACACggattcatactggagagaagccttattCCTGTCCTGAGTGTGGTGTGCTGTACTCCAACCGCAGCAGTCTTTATgaacacaaaagaattcacactggagaaaaacctcacagttgttctgaatgtggcaaacatttCTGTAACAGCAGTGGTCTTAAGAGACAcatgagaattcacactggagagaaaccccactgctgttcagaatgtggaaaACGTTTCTCTCAAGTAAGCCATCTTCAGACCCACAGACGGATCCACACTGGGGAGaaaccttattgctgttctgaatgtgggaaaggaTTCTCGCAATTAAGCAGTCTTCAGAGGCACACTAGAATCCACAGTGGAGAGTAG